actgtatgataaatattttatttatatatacctgTAATAGCTTCTTCCAAGTCTTTCTCTGATATGATTTTGTTGCTGCTATTCACTGTTTTACGACCGGACTTCCTGCAACAGAATATTAgctcaaaaatatattttaagagcAGGTACTTCTAAGCAACACTGCTGTGTTTTGGtctaatacatatatttatggCAAAACGGGCAAATGAGGCTGAGGAGCTATGCCTTTTGTTATCAAACACAAAGTAACCACAGCATTGTAAGATATGTTCTAGTTAGCCTATATTACAAGGCAATATTGATGTTGCTCGACAATatggataaaaagtatacaGTCTTCTGAGCTGAGCTGCATAGAGGCAGATGATGCACAGAATACAGGTCATGCTGACATGCAGTACAGCATCAGAACTATGCATAACAACATGATGGCTTCAAGATCTCACAGGCATCAATTCGGCTGGCTGAAACGATCCAGTGGAACTCATACCAGTACTGTACACACTTGAAATAGTCTTTGACTCCATAGAGCACGAGCGTGAGGGGGCAGCCGGCCAGCGCTCGCGCTTGCCGCGCGCTGTCCGCTAGCGAGCGGGCAGCGACCAGCGGCGCCGCATCGTCGAGCCGCTGCACGTACAGCGCGCGCTCGCACGGCATCCGCGGCGCTGACAGTTCCATCTGGCAAGTGAAACCATACTACGAGTAGTAACAAGACAATGGATATAACGTGTACACACAAACTTGTCTCTGCACAGAAAACATGGTATGGCAGTCACAAATACAGTGTCTCCGTAACAGACATTGCCTGATATGTTCAAGACtatgattatattatgtataaacttGCATGTGTTCCTACCTACACAGGACACTACACACATCCAGGTCCTCCACACTGTTTTCCTTTAGTTAATGAAAAACACCATTTCCCTTCTTATGTTTAGTTAGGcttaagtataaaattataagtaaataattaagataTCCTACCATTCCAtcattatttgtaagtgttgGTGGCACAGTCCTAGTCCACAGCACAAGGCTCGGGTCGCAGATTGCCGACGAAGCCCTAACCTTCACTCCGCTGGCTGCAGCCTCCCGGGCAACATCAGCACAGTACCATGACTCCAACAGCACTGGATGCATCTCTATTGTCATGTGCTAAACAGATAAAAAGAAGTAATGGACtttataaagataaagatgTACAATTCAGTTGATGCTAAAGATTATTATCATATTGTTAAATAACTGTATATAAGagtgtatatatttaaaaaaaagcaaagctTCTTTACACATGTTTGGAATGGGGACAAAACAAATAAAGTGAGAAGTTTATAAAACTACCCCacacttaatttttattgaattttcattttaacatatTAATAGATGCAGTTAATATACATCACCCATATTCcgccactgctgagctcgagtctcctcccagaatgataggagttagaccaatagtccaccatgctggcaaAATGTGGCAGAGTTATCTTACTTACAACTATATCTtttttagcctcaatagctcaacagtaagagtggttggactcatcgaggggtggtggttcgatccccgcccagttcatttattgtcatacccactcctaacacactAGTCTTTCCTAACAACAGAATTATAATCAAATTCAACCTTCATGCATTCTCCAGGTTTGTAAACTTTGTTAGCATCTTTTGCTGCCTTCCTCTCTACTGCCATCTTCTTCTTTAAAGCTTGCCTCTCAGCTGCtgatatctttttattttctgaACTACCtgcaatttttataaattttctcaaagaattttttaaatcaagaaatgtTCGCTTGTTAATACAAAATGTAGTGTTCGGGTGTTTGTATTACGACTTACgagattttgtttttcttgttttaCTGCTTCTACTTTCTTGAGAACTTTTAGTAACAGTAGTAGTCTGACTTGTAGATGGGAAAACACTGTCTTCGGAGTCTGAAAATTCAATAACACTGAAAATCTTAATGcaataattaacatttaatcTTAAACAATCAGGCTTTATCCAGAATTATTATTGGAGCCTCTTTAAGTaactatgaaaattaaaattttacatcaCAGATATATGAAAACActgttgttattttaatttatcataaaatttgaaatataagtataaaccttctgaagaagaagaagatgaagaagaagaagaagaatcttCCTCCATGGGACTTGTGTCCGGTTTCGGTAAGTAACGATTTTCATTCTTATGGTCGTCGTCTGAATCGTCAGAACTAATTTCTATAGTATTTGTATTCATGTTGCAgtaatttaaatctttaatctccattattaattattaatacatttcaaataatattgaaatcgCACCGGCATCTATGGGATGggcattttcatttcaaattcaaaaatcttattttaaaatttagagTCAATACAGCTGTCAGCTGCTGACGCCTGACGCCTGACAGTGACAaagccacagattaatagatactatgTGTGACAAATCAAATTCCACAGATTGCTAAAAATTTACACAGATATTTCATCAAGCCAATTATTTGATGATACTTTATTATAATACGAGTACGAGTATTAATTATAGAGTAAAACGAGTACGACTCTAATTAAAAAGAGTGGCCTACAAGTGTTACATCTAGTTGTGACACTTAggttaaaaaatctattttaactTTATAGATAAGCTGACTGAACATGTGACTGTAATGCTActatagtattttagtcgaatacgaaaattttttggatttaccgcccaaaaattggttcatctcgactaaaatactaaagtagtctgtacggcctctaATGTCTAGTTCGTACTCgtctaaaatgctaaagtagtccgaactaggccttactATACAAACTGCCTTCTATGTCTATCGTCAAAATACACAATGgcggctatttttattttaaaatttttaatgaacAAACTGCTATTTGTtgacattgaaaaaataattaaaatttcttatataCGTACTTAGTTATGTATTAAACCAAATTACAGTTCAGTAGTTTGGATATAACTTGAAAACGACTTGACCaaaaaacctaattaaaaacAGATAAAGAATCTAAACGATCAGTCGAAAATCGTTTATTTATCGCTTGTGCGATTCATAATCAACAATATtgtcagcttatttttaatttattaacggCTCACTAGCCAGGCATCCCTTCATACAGGAGTTGAGCTCCCCCTTCTATAGAGCTCAAACCCACGACGCTGCTCAAATGCGGTTTGGTGGGCCTAAGTTGATAACGTTAAACTCTTTTACGAGCACTATCAGATAACATAAAACCGGAACTGAAATTTCTTAGAAAGCCTTTTACTTGAAATTTCATATAAGAAAAAGGCTCAGCACAATCACAGCTCGAGCCGAGAATCGAAGTTAAAATCCCTCCAGAGTTGAAGCCACACAGACTAACCACTGGAGTGAGGAGACAATTAGGTTTATtcattaaagaatataaaaataagaaggCGCGGAGCTAGAGCTACCGTAAAGCGTGTATCTAGCGCGCGCCTATTGATTTCGCATAAATCCGTCACATAAATCAGGCAGTCGTGCTCGACAATAcacatttacatttaatatataTCCGACCAACCACTACCTACCAAAACTAGAATAAGCGGtgtaaaagtgattttttttgcttataatacttcaataataacctattttaatgggaGACGGCCCTCCATaaagaagaggggatatggagcttagacccactacgccaCCCCAATGCGGCTTGGTGGCCTACTACGAGTACCTAGGTAATTAAAAATCCACCTACTTGTTAATATCTGTGGGTCGAGCACATTAgagattttaaatgaaaaacgaCGGAACCCAgtaggtaaattattatttatggaaaattaatcTTCAAGTAAGTTaccataataaaaattatcata
Above is a window of Bicyclus anynana chromosome 8, ilBicAnyn1.1, whole genome shotgun sequence DNA encoding:
- the LOC112050735 gene encoding crossover junction endonuclease EME1 isoform X2, whose product is MEIKDLNYCNMNTNTIEISSDDSDDDHKNENRYLPKPDTSPMEEDSSSSSSSSSSSEDSEDSVFPSTSQTTTVTKSSQESRSSKTRKTKSRNSENKKISAAERQALKKKMAVERKAAKDANKVYKPGECMKHMTIEMHPVLLESWYCADVAREAAASGVKVRASSAICDPSLVLWTRTVPPTLTNNDGMMELSAPRMPCERALYVQRLDDAAPLVAARSLADSARQARALAGCPLTLVLYGVKDYFKKSGRKTVNSSNKIISEKDLEEAITDVLVSAACDTVRADTPNELALTIVRFTKAVAETPYKKARRAVDERAEFYMRGDNKKCVAVDKDGNGLGRLWQQMLAVLPMASLESSRALCARYRSPLALFETLLAPGGVAAVADVGVTRAAAPGSKARRIGPEFARKLELLFTATDGSTLID
- the LOC112050735 gene encoding crossover junction endonuclease EME1 isoform X1, with amino-acid sequence MEIKDLNYCNMNTNTIEISSDDSDDDHKNENRYLPKPDTSPMEEDSSSSSSSSSSSEDSEDSVFPSTSQTTTVTKSSQESRSSKTRKTKSRSSENKKISAAERQALKKKMAVERKAAKDANKVYKPGECMKHMTIEMHPVLLESWYCADVAREAAASGVKVRASSAICDPSLVLWTRTVPPTLTNNDGMMELSAPRMPCERALYVQRLDDAAPLVAARSLADSARQARALAGCPLTLVLYGVKDYFKKSGRKTVNSSNKIISEKDLEEAITDVLVSAACDTVRADTPNELALTIVRFTKAVAETPYKKARRAVDERAEFYMRGDNKKCVAVDKDGNGLGRLWQQMLAVLPMASLESSRALCARYRSPLALFETLLAPGGVAAVADVGVTRAAAPGSKARRIGPEFARKLELLFTATDGSTLID
- the LOC112050735 gene encoding crossover junction endonuclease EME1 isoform X3 — its product is MAVERKAAKDANKVYKPGECMKHMTIEMHPVLLESWYCADVAREAAASGVKVRASSAICDPSLVLWTRTVPPTLTNNDGMMELSAPRMPCERALYVQRLDDAAPLVAARSLADSARQARALAGCPLTLVLYGVKDYFKKSGRKTVNSSNKIISEKDLEEAITDVLVSAACDTVRADTPNELALTIVRFTKAVAETPYKKARRAVDERAEFYMRGDNKKCVAVDKDGNGLGRLWQQMLAVLPMASLESSRALCARYRSPLALFETLLAPGGVAAVADVGVTRAAAPGSKARRIGPEFARKLELLFTATDGSTLID